In one window of Henckelia pumila isolate YLH828 chromosome 1, ASM3356847v2, whole genome shotgun sequence DNA:
- the LOC140875685 gene encoding putative 1-phosphatidylinositol-3-phosphate 5-kinase FAB1D: MCHYCGAHLPKSSNYTDQENRDSSNANCAHLVQFCKFCVEKTYKENFSSEEMPSISPSGALRSSDSSVSSCSDVSVDPNFSDSGSIEISRLESFDTSTKRHEGNSNLPVNGKHDIGEVSRNLETAEIGEVRERANDPVETVSSLVDDGSGKSLSDEVDTEFWLPPEPEDQEDDLVGSVANYDDDDDECGDGGAWATTSSLSGFGEESSGTQKFKEEKLKAMNDVRNGMFKALVSQLIKSADVDPCGNYCENWVDIVTSLSWEAAAFVKPAEQKGTAMDPDGHVKLKCIATGSRNQSRVVKGLVFKKHAAHKHMQTRYKNPRLLLIHGSLDLSSGGLSSFDSMQQEKNNLKSIVEMIDMYHPNVILVEKSVSRDIQESILAKGITLVFDMKLHRLERVARCIGSPILSSEVTVGQKLRQCDSFHIEKFVEELVVSTEAGKKPSKTLMFLDGCPTRLGCTILLMGANSDELKRIKCVVRCAVVMAYHLILETSFLIDQRAMFSTISPCEVVDLALTNNKLISVGYDKTSISSQNETDAKFDTSSALDIPISDGVQGTGSHNSIPLSEENSSSSFEPYSTATFPGLTLSTSIQKVMDDSFPCFSDSSLSTPSSHNFNGRNEDGQSENDIQIAIDSDVDHGDTKHEDRTEGDNLLNHEQSHLSESPDAQNLSDSAEDQVHNKDEISSVLDSESILVLMSSRNASRGTVCEQSHFSHIKFYRSFDVPLGIFLRDNLLRLTLQCKTCGEFPEAHFYYYAHHNKQLTIQVRRLPAERNLPGETEGKLWMWSRCGQCKLHDGSSKSTKRVLISSDARGLSFGKFLELSFSNQSSFCSLSSCGHSFDKDFIYFFGLGPMVAMFKYSPVATFSVSLPPQKLEFSCSVRGEFLNRDSEDVYLKGISMFRDIEGSLKDIGTRYAGVSLNIQGSSKEFSDIVEMLKQEKSQFEVDIKDSLKNGSEGDNVCKFLSLNRLRMELLLESCLWDQRLHALLSSDLKMVDTESIKLQSTKQLLQEDAISGEGPGTAEIAVENSDSPLENTSGAENKFDISNDSSEFPIEDIQIRGPVEGSKEDNPCPIDELDDKGSAVPDILVKPTSEDYVDDVNINSREDNFDKTVPIATEVESTGADANSSLKGNHNLSVSSNLEDDRGWIWAPFSDIRREYMEDIQKGYLPRFESLNSYAAQSTAQKLIADEGSRLHIPLGSKDYIVTEYEDELSSIIACALTVSMDRPTVLEDLAMDARKERVMDAKSNGSSQSMTRTFSLGSPRWSSFGSSDSDNVLSPLAISSEDSHSSSFDGLDLLDSLFSYGSGHPQVSLGSGKSHGKRKYSVISIYASQFRQLRDRCCPSEIGYIASLSRCRNWDAKGGKSKSFFAKTLDDRLIIKEIQRTEFDSFMKFAPNYFEYMNQCYELGNQTCLAKIFGIYQVVVRAKNGKEVRHDLLVMENLSFGRHIARQYDLKGALHARFTATDNGSRDVLLDQNFVNDMNVSPLYVSRRSKRNLQRAVYNDTHFLNSINVMDYSLLVGVDTQGRKLVCGIIDYLRQYTWDKQIENWVKSSLVVPKNHLPTVISPKEYKKRFRKFINTHFLSVPDHWCSRRSKPCKLCGPVVENGL; encoded by the exons ATGTGCCATTATTGTGGCGCACATCTGCCAAAGTCAAGTAATTACACTGACCAGGAAAACAGGGATTCTTCGAATGCTAATTGTGCGCACTTAGTCCAATTCTGCAAGTTCTGCGTTGAAAAAACCTACAAGGAAAATTTTAGCTCTGAAGAAATGCCATCAATCAGTCCCTCTGGTGCATTAAGAAGCAGTGACAGTTCTGTATCAAGCTGCA GTGatgtttcagttgatccaaACTTTTCTGATAG TGGATCTATTGAAATAAGCCGCTTAGAAAGTTTTGATACTTCTACGAAAAGGCATGAGGGCAACTCAAATCTCCCAGTTAATGGCAAACATGATATTGGAGAAGTTAGCAGAAATTTAGAGACTGCTGAAATTGGTGAGGTTAGGGAAAGAGCAAATGACCCTGTGGAAACAGTCAGTTCTTTAGTTGATGATGGATCCGGGAAGTCACTTTCAGATGAAGTGGATACTGAATTTTGGCTTCCTCCAGAACCTGAAGACCAGGAGGACGATTTAGTAGGTAGTGTAGCAAATTACGACGACGACGACGATGAGTGTGGCGATGGTGGGGCATGGGCTACAACTAGCTCTTTGAGTGGTTTTGGAGAAGAAAGCAGTGGAACTCAAAAATTCAAAGAGGAAAAGCTCAAAGCTATGAATGATGTTAGGAATGGGATGTTTAAGGCCCTTGTTAGTCAGCTAATCAAGTCAGCTGATGTTGATCCGTGTGGAAATTATTGTGAGAATTGGGTGGATATAGTGACTTCTTTATCATGGGAGGCTGCTGCTTTCGTGAAGCCTGCTGAACAAAAAGGCACAGCAATGGATCCGGATGGACATGTGAAGCTTAAATGCATCGCAACTGGTTCTCGTAACCAAAG CCGAGTTGTTAAAGGGTTAGTGTTCAAAAAGCATGCTGCTCACAAACATATGCAAACGAGGTACAAGAACCCAAGACTGCTGTTGATCCACGGGTCACTTGATCTTTCTTCTGGTGGATTGTCATCATTTGATTCAATGCAGCAG GAAAAGAATAATTTAAAATCCATCGTTGAGATGATAGACATGTACCATCCAAATGTTATTTTAGTCGAAAAATCAGTCTCTCGTGACATTCAAGAGTCTATTCTTGCTAAAGGTATCACACTAGTCTTTGATATGAAGCTCCATCGCCTGGAAAGAGTTGCTCGTTGTATAGGTTCACCTATCTTGTCATCTGAGGTTACAGTTGGCCAAAAACTAAGGCAGTGTGATTCCTTTCATATCGAAAAGTTTGTGGAAGAACTTGTTGTTTCCACAGAGGCTGGGAAAAAACCAAGTAAAACATTAATGTTCCTTGATGGCTGTCCTACTCGCCTTGGATGTACA ATTCTGCTGATGGGAGCGAACAGTGATGAATTGAAAAGGATTAAATGTGTGGTCCGATGTGCAGTTGTCATGGCATATCATCTAATCCTAGAGACATCTTTCCTTATAGACCAGAGAGCAATGTTTTCAACTATTTCACCCTGTGAAGTAGTGGACCTAGCACTCACCAATAATAAATTGATATCTGTTGGCTACGACAAGACCAGCATTTCTTCCCAAAATGAAACGGATGCAAAATTTGATACATCATCTGCTCTTGATATACCTATTTCTGATGGGGTCCAGGGAACAGGGTCTCATAATTCAATCCCACTTTCAGAAGAAAATTCGTCATCTTCGTTTGAGCCTTACAGCACGGCAACATTTCCGGGATTAACTCTTTCAACATCTATTCAAAAAGTTATGGATGACAGCTTTCCTTGTTTCTCCGACTCTTCTCTGAGTACACCCAGTTCACACAATTTCAATGGAAGAAATGAGGATGGTCAATCTGAAAATGATATTCAGATTGCTATTGATTCAGACGTCGACCACGGTGATACTAAACATGAGGATAGAACTGAGGGGGACAATTTGCTTAATCATGAGCAGTCACATTTGTCAGAATCACCAGATGCTCAAAATCTAAGTGACAGTGCTGAAGACCAAGTGCATAACAAGGATGAGATAAGCTCAGTATTGGATTCTGAAAGTATTTTAGTTTTGATGTCCAGTCGCAATGCTTCAAGAGGGACTGTTTGTGAGCAGAGTCATTTTTCTCATATTAAATTTTACAGAAGTTTTGATGTTCCTCTCGGAATTTTTTTGCGGGATAATTTACTCCGACTG ACACTCCAATGTAAGACTTGTGGTGAATTCCCTGAGGCTCACTTTTACTACTATGCACACCATAATAAGCAACTTACAATCCAAGTTAGACGTCTTCCTGCTGAAAGAAATCTTCCCGGGGAAACTGAAGGGAAGCTTTGGATGTGGAGTCGCTGTGGTCAGTGTAAACTGCATGATGGAAGCTCAAAATCTACAAAAAGGGTGTTGATATCCTCTGATGCACGTGGTCTATCGTTCGGAAAGTTTTTGGAGCTCAGTTTTTCGAACCAATCTTCATTCTGTAGTCTATCCAGCTGTGGTCATTCTTTTGATAAAGATTTCATATATTTCTTTGG ATTAGGCCCAATGGTTGCCATGTTCAAATACTCTCCAGTTGCAACCTTTTCGGTTTCTCTGCCACCTCAAAAGCTGGAGTTCAGCTGTTCTGTCAGAGGAGAGTTTCTTAATAGAGATTCCGAGGAT GTGTATTTGAAAGGGATTTCAATGTTCCGTGACATTGAAGGGTCTTTGAAGGATATAGGAACTCGATATGCTGGTGTAAGTCTGAATATTCAAGGATCAAGCAAGGAATTTTCTGACATTGTGGAGATGTTGAAGCAGGAAAAATCTCAGTTTGAG GTCGACATTAAAGATTCTCTGAAGAATGGAAGCGAAGGAGATAATGTTTGTAAATTTCTAAGTTTGAATAGACTACGAATGGAGCTTTTGCTTGAATCATGTCTATGGGATCAAAGACTACATGCATTACTCTCATCTGATCTTAAGATGGTAGATACCGAATCAATTAAGTTACAATCAACCAAACAGTTACTACAAGAAGATGCAATCTCTGGGGAAGGACCTGGTACAGCTGAGATTGCTGTTGAAAATTCTGACAGCCCTCTAGAAAATACTTCTGGAGCTGAAAATAAGTTTGACATATCTAATGATTCCAGTGAGTTTCCAATTGAAGACATTCAGATTCGTGGACCGGTTGAAGGATCTAAAGAAGACAATCCATGCCCCATAGATGAGTTAGATGACAAAGGATCTGCGGTTCCTGATATCTTGGTGAAACCTACTTCCGAAGATTATGTTGATGATGTTAATATAAACTCCAGAGAGGATAATTTTGATAAGACAGTACCAATTGCTACTGAAGTTGAGTCCACTGGTGCTGATGCAAACAGTTCTCTCAAAGGTAACCACAATCTATCTGTTTCATCTAACCTAGAAGATGATAGAGGTTGGATATGGGCTCCATTTTCCGACATTCGACGTGAATACATGGAGGATATCCAGAAAGGGTACTTGccaagatttgaatctttgaacAGCTATGCGGCACAATCTACAGCTCAGAAATTGATTGCTGATGAAGGTTCTCGACTGCACATACCTCTTGGTTCTAAGGATTATATTGTGACTGAATATGAGGATGAATTGTCAAGCATCATAGCTTGTGCTCTGACAGTTTCAATGGATCGACCTACCGTATTGGAGGATCTAGCAATGGATGCTCGGAAAGAGAGAGTAATGGATGCTAAGTCAAACGGGAGTTCCCAGAGCATGACTCGAACATTCTCGTTGGGTTCTCCTCGTTGGTCTTCATTTGGTTCCTCAGATTCCGACAACGTTCTATCTCCACTCGCCATTTCCTCAGAAGATTCACATTCATCAAGTTTTGATGGTTTAGATTTGTTGGATTCATTATTTTCTTATGGTTCTGGCCACCCACAAGTTTCCTTGGGTTCAGGGAAGAGTCACGGGAAGCGTAAATACTCTGTTATAAGTATATATGCAAGCCAGTTTCGTCAGTTACGAGATCGGTGTTGTCCTTCTGAAATCGGCTATATTGCTTCTCTAAGCCGTTGTAGGAACTGGGATGCCAAAGGTGGGAAGAGTAAATCTTTCTTTGCTAAGACATTAGACGATCGATTGATTATTAAGGAAATTCAGAGAACAGAATTCGATTCTTTCATGAAATTTGCTCCAAACTACTTTGAGTACATGAACCAGTGCTATGAGCTGGGAAACCAGACCTGTCTTGCTAAAATTTTTGGTATCTATCAG GTCGTCGTTCGAGCAAAGAATGGTAAGGAGGTCAGGCATGATCTCCTGGTGATGGAAAATCTTTCATTTGGTCGGCACATAGCTAGACAGTATGACCTTAAAGGAGCTTTACATGCTCGATTTACCGCAACTGACAATGGTTCAAGAGATGTTCTTTTGGATCAGAATTTTGTCAATGATATGAATGTTTCACCTCTCTACGTTAGCAGAAGATCAAAGAGGAATCTGCAGAGGGCTGTGTATAATGACACACATTTTCTCAAT TCAATCAATGTGATGGACTACTCTCTCCTAGTGGGAGTGGATACTCAAGGTCGTAAACTGGTCTGTGGGATCATAGACTATCTCAGGCAGTATACTTGGGACAAGCAAATCGAGAATTGGGTTAAATCTTCACTTGTTGTTCCTAAGAACCATTTGCCTACTGTAATCTCTCCCAAAGAATACAAAAAGAGATTTAGAAAGTTCATTAATACACACTTTCTTAGTGTACCGGATCACTGGTGTTCCAGAAGATCTAAACCTTGCAAACTGTGTGGTCCCGTCGTGGAAAATGGCCTGTGA
- the LOC140875364 gene encoding probable arabinosyltransferase ARAD1, whose product MALKTPPLFFTLSLLSLLSLAFFYWNSSTSTAPPPNHQITLSSKQESINVYISPLPRSLNYGLLEKYWAFNSDSRVGSEIDTEIRKTLLPKDFEKHLPYPENPIIKQYSAEYWILGDLLAPEEVKRESFARRVLDYREADVIFVPFFATLSAELQLVVNKGVFRKRVEENEDYKRQRMVIDTVRKSEAWQKSGGRDHVFVLTDPVAMWHVKDDIVPAILLVVDFGGWFRLDSKSSNENSSDLMIHHTQVSLLKDVIVPYSYLLPRLHISENQKRHTLLYFKGAKHRHRGGLVREKLWDLLINEPGVIIEEGFPNATGKEQSIKGMRTSEFCLHPAGDTPTSCRLFDAIQSLCIPVIVSDNIELPFEGMVDYSEFSVFVAVSDALRPNWLVSHLRNYSGKQKDRYRQNMAKVQQIFEYENGFPGGVGPASLDGAVNHIWKKVYQKLPIIKEAIVRERRKPPGVSVPLRCHCT is encoded by the exons ATGGCCTTAAAAACTCCACCCCTCTTCTTCACTCTCTCCCTCCTCTCCCTTCTCTCACTCGCCTTCTTCTACTGGAACTCCAGCACTAGCACAGCACCTCCACCGAATCACCAAATTACCCTGTCCTCCAAACAAGAATCCATCAATGTCTACATTTCACCCCTCCCCAGATCCCTCAACTATGGCCTCTTGGAAAAATACTGGGCTTTCAACTCCGATTCAAGGGTTGGAAGCGAAATAGACACAGAAATAAGAAAGACCCTTTTGCCTAAAGACTTTGAAAAACATCTTCCGTATCCTGAAAACCCAATTATTAAACAGTACAGCGCCGAGTACTGGATCTTGGGGGATTTGTTGGCGCCCGAAGAGGTGAAAAGAGAGTCTTTCGCGAGAAGGGTTCTCGATTACAGGGAAGCTGATGTGATCTTTGTTCCATTTTTCGCAACTTTAAGTGCTGAATTGCAGCTGGTGGTTAATAAAGGTGTGTTTAGAAAGAGGGTTGAGGAGAATGAGGATTATAAGAGGCAAAGAATGGTGATTGATACGGTTAGAAAGTCAGAGGCTTGGCAGAAGTCTGGTGGCAGAGATCATGTCTTTGTTCTAACCG ACCCTGTTGCTATGTGGCATGTCAAGGATGATATTGTGCCAGCTATTCTCCTTGTGGTGGATTTTGGCGGCTGGTTCAGGCTCGACTCCAAATCCTCCAACGAGAACTCATCTGACTTGATGATACATCACACCCAAGTTTCACTGCTGAAAGATGTCATCGTGCCGTACTCTTATTTACTTCCAAGGCTGCACATATCAGAAAACCAGAAAAGGCACACTCTTCTTTACTTCAAAGGAGCCAAGCATAGGCATCGG GGTGGACTTGTTCGAGAAAAATTATGGGATTTACTGATCAATGAACCCGGAGTCATTATAGAAGAAGGCTTCCCCAATGCCACCGGGAAGGAGCAGTCAATAAAGGGAATGAGGACATCAGAATTCTGTTTGCACCCAGCAGGAGACACGCCTACATCATGTAGGCTTTTTGATGCCATCCAGAGTCTCTGTATACCAGTTATCGTTAGTGACAACATAGAGCTTCCATTCGAAGGAATGGTGGATTATTCTGAATTTTCAGTTTTTGTAGCAGTTAGTGATGCTCTGAGGCCTAATTGGCTCGTGAGTCATCTAAGAAATTATTCTGGCAAACAGAAGGATAGGTATCGCCAAAACATGGCTAAGGtccaacaaatcttcgagtaTGAAAATGGCTTTCCAGGAGGTGTAGGCCCTGCATCATTAGATGGTGCAGTCAATCACATTTGGAAAAAGGTATATCAAAAACTGCCGATAATCAAAGAAGCTATTGTGCGGGAGAGGAGGAAACCTCCAGGTGTTTCAGTACCACTTCGCTGTCATTGCACTTGA
- the LOC140876067 gene encoding uncharacterized protein: protein MSLACLVCHGVESPSHSLRSYSVSSADNEGRCYVIANCLTRKTSLPHPRANPSITSSKVMPQPAITSGTEVAGAPRLVRSCAVRRDLVRDWNFDASGPEC from the coding sequence ATGAGTCTTGCATGTCTTGTGTGCCACGGTGTAGAAAGCCCATCCCATTCGCTCAGAAGTTACTCCGTTTCAAGCGCGGACAATGAAGGAAGATGTTACGTAATTGCCAATTGCTTGACCAGGAAGACCTCACTTCCACATCCTAGAGCTAATCCAAGCATCACATCATCTAAGGTGATGCCCCAACCTGCCATTACGAGTGGCACTGAGGTTGCAGGTGCTCCAAGACTTGTCCGAAGCTGTGCTGTAAGAAGGGACCTCGTTAGAGACTGGAATTTTGATGCATCAGGTCCGGAGTGTTAG